The Euphorbia lathyris chromosome 8, ddEupLath1.1, whole genome shotgun sequence genome has a window encoding:
- the LOC136202863 gene encoding uncharacterized protein — protein sequence MSHSWVRTLFRRRHYGSQFLHISNKVQNISSINSLTLPAHLKTSLGFLYDSADVIHDSRFFTPVRNLSTLLSKCQLTRSFCSNEISQLDSDMICSDSGEAAIDKKEKVVLELPIDYTKLDINLLPTVILVGRPNVGKSALYNRLIRRREALVYNTPDDHVTRDIREGIAKLGNLRFRVLDSAGLETEATSGTILHRTASMTANVLARTQFAVFLIDVRSGVHPLDFEVGKWLRKHAPGIKPIVVMNKCESLCDGTGSITDAAEEALTLGFGDPIAMSAETGLGMTALYDALRPPIEDYMLKVLSDGCNKQNNNASSLDDSSAEVEEEANLPLQLAIVGRPNVGKSTLLNTLLQEERVLVGPEVGLTRDSVRAQFQFQGRTIYLVDTAGWLQRTGQQKGPSSLSIMQSRKNLMRAHVVALVLDGEEIAKARRSMTHAEVVIARRAVEEGRGLVVIVNKMDLLRGRKNSQLLERVMEAVPLEIQTVIPQISGIPVIFTSALEGKGRIAVLREVMTTYEKWCLRLPTAKLNRWIRKVMSRHSWKDHAAQPKIKYFTQVKARPPTFVTFTTGKTRLSDTELRFLTKSLKEDFDLGGIPIRILQRSVAKKIENNGSNKNSPSFRRKVDRDLSDKRTVAS from the exons ATGTCTCATTCATGGGTTCGAACCTTGTTCCGAAGGAGACATTATGGTTCCCAATTTTTACATATAAGCAACAAAGTTCAAAACATTAGCTCCATAAATTCATTGACACTGCCTGCTCATTTGAAGACTTCATTAG GGTTTCTGTATGATAGTGCTGATGTTATACATGACAGCAGATTTTTCACTCCTGTACGGAACTTGTCTACCTTACTTTCAAAGTGTCAGCTTACTCGGTCATTTTGCTCAAATGAGATTTCACAGTTGGATTCTGATATGATTTGTAGTGATTCTGGTGAGGCCGCAATTGATAAAAAAGAAAAGGTTGTGCTTGAGTTACCAATTGACTATACTAAACTTGACATTAATTTACTTCCAACCGTCATCCTTGTTGGGCGCCCAAATGTGGGAAAATCAGCTCTTTACAACCG GTTGATTCGGAGGAGAGAGGCTCTTGTGTACAATACACCAGATGATCATGTTACTAGAGACATCAGAGAAGGTATTGCCAAATTGGGTAACCTGAGGTTTCGAGTATTGGACTCAGCTGGCTTAGAAACCGAAGCAACTTCAGGGACTATTCTTCACAGAACTGCTAGCATGACCGCGAATGTGTTAGCAAGGACTCAATTTGCTGTATTCCTGATAGATGTAAG ATCTGGAGTGCACCCTTTGGATTTTGAAGTTGGAAAGTGGTTGCGCAAACATGCACCCGGGATAAAACCTATAGTAGTAATGAATAAATGTGAATCATTGTGTGACGGTACTGGCTCCATTACTGATGCTGCTGAAGAAGCACTTACACTAGGATTTGGTGATCCAATTGCCATGTCTGCTGAGACAGGGCTCGGTATGACAGCACTTTATGATGCCCTTCGACCTCCGATTGAGGACTACATGCTCAAAGTCCTGAGCG ATGGTTGTAATAAGCAAAATAACAATGCTTCCAGTCTCGATGACAGCTCAGCAGAGGTTGAGGAGGAAGCTAATTTGCCACTACAGTTAGCTATTGTAGGTCGTCCTAATGTTGGAAAATCAACCTTGCTGAATACTCTATTACAAGAAGAACGTGTTCTGGTAGGTCCAGAAGTTGGTCTGACTAGAGATTCTGTTAGAGCCCAGTTCCAATTTCAAGGGAGAACTATATATTTG GTTGACACTGCAGGTTGGTTGCAGAGGACGGGGCAGCAGAAAGGACCTTCGTCATTGAGCATAATGCAATCAAGGAAAAATCTAATGAGGGCTCATGTAGTTGCTTTAGTGCTTGATGGAGAAGAG ATTGCAAAAGCTAGACGAAGTATGACACATGCTGAAGTGGTTATAGCAAGACGGGCTGTGGAAGAAGGGCGTGGATTGGTTGTTATTGTGAACAAAATGGATCTTCTTAGAGGGAGAAAGAATTCACAGTTATTAGAGAGGGTTATGGAAGCTGTTCCTCTAGAAATTCAGACAGTCATACCACAG ATATCTGGAATTCCAGTTATTTTTACTTCAGCTTTAGAGGGTAAGGGCCGCATAGCTGTCCTGCGGGAGGTCATGACTACATATGAAAAATGGTGTTTAAGACTACCTACAGCTAAATTAAACCGTTGGATCCGAAAG GTAATGAGCAGACATTCATGGAAAGATCATGCTGCACAACCTAAGATCAAGTACTTCACCCAAGTAAAAGCCCGTCCACCAACTTTTGTCACCTTCACGACAGGGAAGACGCGGCTTTCAGACACGGAACTTAGGTTCTTGACAAAGTCTTTGAAGGAAGACTTTGATCTCGGTGGAATTCCAATCCGGATTCTGCAACGGTCTGTTGCGAAGAAAATCGAGAACAATGGAAGCAACAAAAACAGTCCATCTTTTCGCAGAAAGGTCGATCGAGACTTGTCGGATAAAAGGACTGTTGCTTCTTAA